In Cicer arietinum cultivar CDC Frontier isolate Library 1 chromosome 7, Cicar.CDCFrontier_v2.0, whole genome shotgun sequence, the genomic window TATTCAAACGGTGTTTTAAAAAACTCtaacacataaaataaatacattaaatttatcatCTAACTTTCTTAATCTATATGTGATAAAATAATCCATGCTTATAAAGAAAAAGATCGATATATATAGTAGCATTTGTGCTCCCATTATAACTCTTAAAGTTATAAAGAAAGTTGAGTGTAAAGAATGACCATGTGTCATATATGATCAGCACCATCTTTTAGTTTCCACCGCGAACAACACTAGGATTGTGAAATTATTATTAGAGATCCTGGTTGTTAATTTGCACCATCTTAATCGAAGAATTGAAATGTGTGTGATTGCCCCAGTTTAGATTCTATTGTTAAGGGTTgtaaatataaaacatttagATTTAAAAGATGTTTCAATTCTGGTTAAGCCAGAGTTTTGGTTCCATGCTCGAGTCTTTAAACTCAACTCCAACTCTGGGCAAATAAGTAAATACAAAATTCTTGTCTCTAattacatcataaaaaaaaaaagctgtAAAATACTCAAAAACATTTATAGATACATATACAACTCTGTAATATGTAAAATCTCTATCAACTCAAACAAAGCCTAAGAATTAAAACTATACATTATACAAGGTAAATGTGTACTAGTACTGTACAACATAACTCAAAAgctaaaaaaaaacaaatctcACTATATATACAACTACAAGGGGGTAATTCGCTCAACAAACATTGAAACATACTCATGTTGTGCCTCTACACTACCTTATTGATCCTTAAGCTTATATAGATCATCGATGTAATCTTCTGTTTCCCAGAGGAATGATCCAAAAGCAACAGCTTCCAAGACAAGTCTCTTCAAACTAGAAAAGGAAGTCAAAATAATGTCGTCGTTCTCGACGGAATCAGAGCCTTGATTGTTAAAAAGTGCACAACTATAACTCCTAACCAAATTCACAGCCTCCTTAGATCTCAATTTGGCACACCTCTGCAATGAACCAGGGTGAAAGCTCATAACATAACACTTCAAGTCTTCAATTTCCTCTTCCTGTCTTATTAAACCTTGTCCTATGGATTGTATGTTACTCAAATGACCAAAGATTGCATCCTTGAAACCATAAGGACACATATCCTTAAATGAGAGGGATGTCCTATGACCAAGATGAACATCATGGTTAGCTAAAGATAAATTTCTTTCTAAATGGTACCTCAATGAAACTGATTTCAAAAAGTAGCCATATAAAATGGAAGCAACGTATACACGAGCAAGTAAGAATTTTCGAACTTTGGTAGTAGCCCAAGTATCAGTTACGCTCGGTTTTGCTTTCAAGCCAGTTACAGTAGTTACATGTTCTCTTATCATATCCAAAACTTCTAAGCAAT contains:
- the LOC101489146 gene encoding UV-B-induced protein At3g17800, chloroplastic gives rise to the protein MENCLRRHHFTIKPQIGGFFTTPIISSSCLNFRCSGNRVALKRVIKASGGASHCEFSSLNSPLEPRSLVGKFLSGVFQNHRQLFHVAVQEELKLLSDDRQAALSRMLLASNSDQALLHRRIAQIKENQCEVAVEDIMSLLIFYKFSEIRVPLVPKLSSCLYNGRLEILPSKDWELESIHCLEVLDMIREHVTTVTGLKAKPSVTDTWATTKVRKFLLARVYVASILYGYFLKSVSLRYHLERNLSLANHDVHLGHRTSLSFKDMCPYGFKDAIFGHLSNIQSIGQGLIRQEEEIEDLKCYVMSFHPGSLQRCAKLRSKEAVNLVRSYSCALFNNQGSDSVENDDIILTSFSSLKRLVLEAVAFGSFLWETEDYIDDLYKLKDQ